In Opitutaceae bacterium TAV5, one genomic interval encodes:
- a CDS encoding 3-hydroxyacyl-ACP dehydratase, translated as MPVLTASQIRALMPIQPPFLFLDEAVLPATGISVPSSPPATARYRITGDEFFLRGHFRDNPVFPASIMVEALGQLGVLWLLASPPAPAAGRSIDPATIWFASSEGVRCHRICRPDDELALTLRLLRVRHPLATFTGTIRVGTEKTATVEELTLTFDYK; from the coding sequence ATGCCCGTTCTCACTGCCAGCCAGATCCGCGCGCTGATGCCCATCCAGCCGCCCTTCCTCTTTCTCGACGAAGCCGTCCTTCCGGCAACCGGCATTTCCGTCCCGTCTTCCCCCCCCGCCACCGCCCGCTACCGGATCACCGGCGACGAGTTTTTCCTGCGCGGGCATTTTCGGGATAACCCCGTCTTTCCCGCCTCGATCATGGTCGAGGCTCTCGGGCAACTCGGCGTCCTCTGGCTGCTGGCCTCGCCACCCGCTCCCGCTGCCGGCCGGTCCATCGATCCCGCCACGATCTGGTTTGCCTCGTCCGAGGGCGTCCGCTGCCACCGCATCTGCCGCCCCGATGACGAACTTGCGCTAACCCTCCGCCTCCTCCGCGTCCGCCACCCGCTCGCCACCTTCACCGGCACCATCCGCGTCGGTACGGAAAAAACGGCCACCGTCGAGGAACTTACCCTCACCTTCGACTACAAATAA
- a CDS encoding 3-hydroxyacyl-ACP dehydratase, which yields MSATTPDHTNSAAGPVPDDEVILRESLRRCSAATIEAALAWRKTGNPRHLSPVVVGVVQRFTDPELRHRLDAPDAATLHLIDDLGIDSLTMMEIVMLVEEVTRMSISNEELQGLRSIGDINAFIDAKARGIPSPARKPPPSSTP from the coding sequence ATGTCAGCCACCACTCCTGACCATACCAACAGTGCTGCCGGCCCTGTTCCTGACGACGAAGTCATCCTCCGGGAAAGCCTGCGGCGCTGTTCCGCCGCAACCATCGAGGCTGCACTCGCGTGGCGCAAGACCGGCAACCCCAGGCATCTCTCGCCTGTGGTCGTCGGTGTCGTACAGCGCTTCACGGATCCCGAACTCCGTCACCGCCTCGACGCTCCGGATGCCGCTACCCTGCATCTGATCGACGACCTGGGCATCGACTCGCTGACCATGATGGAAATCGTGATGCTCGTGGAGGAGGTCACCCGCATGTCCATTTCCAACGAAGAACTCCAGGGCCTCCGCAGCATTGGTGACATCAACGCCTTCATCGATGCCAAGGCCCGCGGCATCCCCTCGCCGGCTCGCAAACCCCCGCCCTCCTCCACCCCGTAG
- a CDS encoding short-chain dehydrogenase, with translation MSRLSLLRLHRHVLVTGASSGLGRAFAEMLLAEGLTVHGTARDPARLADLAAAHPEKFHPLALDLADPASIAAAWQTANAAAPGIDLLINNAGYGVFAESASTGFAPWRTQLDSLLTNTLSLAHAALRDMLERRPAADGAIVNISSLAAEFPIPGMSGYNAAKAGLSAWTESLAWELRGTGVRVIDFRPGDFRTPFNQAAALPADLSPAWQRVWRRFEAMHAAAPLPAVAVRDLRRALLRRRSGMVRSGSFFQARLAPLLARLGWWRIRHAIQARYFDLE, from the coding sequence ATGAGCCGCTTATCCCTCCTCCGTCTCCACCGCCACGTCCTCGTCACCGGAGCCAGCAGCGGACTCGGTCGGGCCTTTGCCGAAATGCTCCTCGCCGAAGGCCTCACGGTCCACGGCACCGCCCGCGACCCGGCCCGCCTCGCCGACCTCGCCGCCGCGCATCCTGAAAAATTCCACCCGCTCGCGCTCGATCTCGCCGACCCCGCCAGCATCGCCGCCGCCTGGCAAACCGCCAACGCCGCTGCGCCCGGCATCGATCTCCTGATCAACAACGCCGGCTACGGTGTCTTCGCCGAATCCGCCTCCACCGGTTTCGCGCCCTGGCGCACGCAACTCGATTCGCTGCTCACCAACACCCTCTCCCTCGCCCATGCCGCTCTCCGCGACATGCTCGAGCGCCGCCCTGCGGCCGACGGCGCCATCGTCAACATCAGCTCCCTCGCCGCCGAGTTCCCCATCCCTGGCATGAGCGGCTACAACGCCGCCAAGGCCGGCCTCTCCGCCTGGACCGAAAGCCTCGCCTGGGAACTGCGCGGCACCGGCGTCCGCGTTATCGACTTTCGTCCCGGTGACTTCCGCACCCCGTTCAACCAGGCCGCCGCCCTTCCCGCCGACCTCTCGCCCGCCTGGCAACGCGTCTGGCGCCGCTTCGAGGCGATGCACGCCGCCGCCCCGCTCCCCGCCGTGGCTGTCCGCGACCTCCGCCGCGCGCTCCTCCGCCGCCGCAGCGGCATGGTTCGCAGCGGCTCATTCTTCCAGGCCCGTCTCGCCCCTCTCCTCGCCCGCCTCGGCTGGTGGCGCATCCGCCACGCCATCCAGGCGCGCTACTTTGACCTTGAATGA
- a CDS encoding ABC transporter substrate-binding protein: protein MSIAWRHRVPAVASVLLAFLVAGCSPNKTPVEAARATQTLHIGNGAEPQDLDPHTTIVFTDYTLLIALFEGLTVIDEATSAPVPGTAARWDISPDRLRYTFHLRPEARWSSGDPVTAQDFVFSFRRVLSPALGAEYAYMLYPIKNAEAFNTGQLADFDQVGVRALDEHTLELTLARPTPQLLALAANPSWFPVHPKTILARGRIDQRDTRWTTPGTLVGNGPYVLKEWLPNQRIVAVRNPRYWNAAATAPASGPGDAIGGHIAEVVFYPNDNIAADEAAFRTGRLHITYDVLPDRIEHYRRNAPGQLRIDPLLETLFVRFNTRLKPLDDARVRRALALAIDRESISQQLLLGSRPPAWHYTPPNTAGYTSEARQSYDPDTARRLLAEAGYAGGAGFPKFEIQMNADALNSRIFEAIQGMWKRELGVETSLVSLDFRAYLENQRTVAYQITRSRWVGDYNDPNTFLDMFVTGGGNNQTGWSNPAYDRAIADAAEAPDTGARFAAFQRAEKLLLDEAPVAPVVFGARTYLISPDVRDWPPSLLGIHRYQTVRLEPESP from the coding sequence ATGTCCATTGCCTGGCGCCATCGTGTTCCCGCCGTCGCATCCGTCCTTCTTGCGTTCCTCGTCGCCGGCTGCTCTCCGAACAAAACCCCCGTCGAGGCTGCCCGCGCCACGCAAACCCTTCATATCGGCAACGGCGCCGAGCCCCAGGATCTCGATCCGCACACCACCATCGTTTTTACCGATTACACCCTCCTCATCGCCCTCTTCGAAGGTCTCACTGTCATCGACGAGGCCACCTCCGCCCCTGTCCCCGGCACGGCCGCCCGCTGGGATATATCGCCCGACCGCCTTCGTTACACCTTTCACCTCCGCCCCGAAGCCCGCTGGTCCAGCGGCGATCCCGTCACCGCGCAGGATTTTGTCTTTTCCTTCCGCCGCGTCCTCAGCCCCGCCCTCGGGGCCGAATACGCCTACATGCTCTACCCGATCAAAAACGCCGAAGCCTTCAATACCGGCCAGCTCGCCGACTTCGACCAGGTAGGCGTGCGCGCCCTCGACGAGCACACGCTCGAACTCACCCTCGCCCGCCCCACCCCGCAACTCCTCGCCCTCGCCGCCAATCCCTCCTGGTTTCCCGTTCACCCGAAAACGATCCTCGCCCGCGGCCGTATCGACCAGCGCGATACCCGCTGGACCACGCCCGGCACCCTCGTCGGCAACGGTCCCTACGTCCTCAAGGAATGGCTCCCCAACCAGCGCATCGTTGCCGTGCGCAACCCCCGTTACTGGAACGCCGCCGCCACCGCGCCCGCCTCCGGTCCCGGCGACGCCATCGGCGGCCACATCGCCGAAGTCGTTTTTTATCCCAACGACAACATCGCCGCCGACGAAGCCGCCTTCCGCACCGGCCGCCTCCACATCACGTACGACGTCCTTCCCGACCGCATCGAGCACTACCGTCGCAACGCCCCCGGCCAGCTCCGCATCGATCCCCTGCTCGAAACCCTCTTCGTCCGTTTCAACACCCGCCTCAAGCCGCTCGACGACGCGCGCGTGCGCCGCGCCCTCGCGCTCGCCATCGACCGCGAATCCATTTCGCAACAACTCCTCCTCGGCAGCCGCCCGCCCGCCTGGCACTACACGCCGCCCAACACCGCCGGCTATACCTCCGAGGCCCGGCAGTCATACGATCCCGATACCGCCCGCCGCCTCCTCGCCGAAGCCGGTTACGCCGGCGGCGCCGGCTTCCCGAAATTCGAAATCCAGATGAATGCCGACGCCCTCAACTCGCGCATCTTCGAAGCCATCCAGGGCATGTGGAAACGCGAACTCGGCGTCGAAACCTCGCTCGTCTCCCTCGACTTCCGCGCCTACCTCGAGAACCAGCGCACCGTCGCCTACCAGATCACCCGCTCCCGCTGGGTCGGCGATTACAACGACCCCAATACCTTTCTCGACATGTTCGTCACCGGCGGCGGCAACAACCAGACCGGATGGAGCAACCCCGCCTACGACCGCGCCATCGCCGACGCCGCCGAAGCCCCCGATACCGGAGCCCGCTTCGCCGCCTTCCAGCGTGCCGAAAAACTCCTCCTCGACGAGGCCCCGGTGGCCCCGGTCGTCTTTGGCGCCCGCACCTACCTCATCTCGCCCGATGTCCGCGACTGGCCGCCCTCGCTCCTCGGCATTCACCGCTACCAGACCGTCCGGCTGGAACCGGAGTCTCCCTGA
- a CDS encoding beta-ketoacyl synthase: protein MRVYITGLGFITSIGNDSATVEKNLRELRHGMVRYAPFEAPNIPVKVAAPVREFDTASDDPEDWTIPAPYTIRREHLRSLSPNALYATCALRQAITDAKLAPGDISSPDTGLYAASAGSPRILANQIRRIGTHGVMRCNPLGVVASIAGTVQFNLVAHYKIKGASTGFSSACASSGHALGYAFDEIALGRQKRMFVVGAEDGNLETILPFAGMRALSPNPDPDTASRPFDAARDGFVGTGGGAVLVLESEEEVTRRGATPYCEIAGWGQASDGHNVAISHPEGEGLAAAMRNALRATRLTPADISYINAHATSTPIGDASEVKALRTVFGPRLPNIPVSSTKALTGHGLSLASAMEAGFCALALRRGFVPGSAHITTLDPAFADLRIPRATEPGTPDIAISNSSGFGGANVSIVLRRVR, encoded by the coding sequence ATGCGCGTCTATATCACCGGACTCGGTTTCATCACCAGCATCGGCAACGACTCCGCCACCGTCGAAAAAAATCTCCGCGAGCTCCGCCACGGCATGGTCCGCTATGCGCCTTTCGAGGCACCGAACATCCCGGTAAAAGTGGCCGCGCCCGTCCGCGAGTTCGACACCGCCTCCGATGACCCCGAAGACTGGACGATTCCCGCCCCGTACACCATCCGCCGCGAGCACCTCCGCAGCCTCTCTCCCAACGCCCTCTACGCCACCTGCGCCCTCCGGCAGGCCATCACCGATGCGAAGCTGGCCCCCGGCGATATCTCCAGTCCCGACACCGGCCTCTACGCCGCCTCGGCCGGATCGCCCCGCATCCTCGCCAACCAGATCAGGCGCATCGGCACTCACGGCGTCATGCGCTGCAATCCTCTCGGCGTCGTCGCCAGCATCGCCGGCACCGTGCAGTTCAATCTCGTGGCCCACTACAAAATCAAGGGCGCTTCCACCGGCTTTTCCTCGGCCTGCGCCAGCTCCGGCCACGCTCTCGGCTACGCCTTCGACGAGATCGCGCTCGGTCGCCAGAAACGCATGTTCGTCGTCGGCGCCGAGGACGGAAACCTCGAAACCATCCTCCCCTTCGCCGGCATGCGCGCCCTCTCCCCCAACCCCGATCCCGACACCGCCTCGCGCCCCTTCGACGCCGCGCGCGACGGCTTCGTCGGCACCGGCGGCGGCGCCGTCCTCGTCCTCGAAAGCGAGGAGGAGGTCACCCGTCGCGGCGCCACCCCGTATTGCGAAATCGCCGGCTGGGGCCAGGCCTCCGACGGCCACAACGTCGCCATCTCGCACCCCGAAGGCGAGGGTCTGGCCGCTGCCATGAGAAACGCCCTCCGCGCCACCCGCCTCACGCCGGCCGACATCAGCTACATCAACGCCCACGCCACCTCCACCCCCATCGGCGACGCCTCCGAGGTCAAGGCCCTCCGCACCGTTTTCGGCCCCCGCCTGCCGAACATCCCTGTCAGCAGCACCAAGGCGCTCACCGGCCACGGCCTCTCGCTCGCCAGCGCGATGGAAGCCGGCTTCTGCGCCCTCGCCCTCCGGCGCGGCTTCGTTCCCGGTTCCGCGCACATCACGACCCTCGACCCCGCCTTCGCCGATCTGCGCATCCCCCGGGCCACCGAACCCGGCACGCCCGACATCGCCATCAGCAACAGCAGCGGCTTCGGCGGCGCCAACGTCAGCATCGTGCTCCGCCGTGTCCGATAA